In Lysobacter sp. FW306-1B-D06B, the sequence CGATTTCCGAATCCGCGCGGCAGGAGGCGGTGGAGTACCTGGAGTTTCCGTCCGACGCGGTGGTCAACATTTCCTCTGCCGCCGATGACCGGTTCCGCCGCATCGAGGTGAGCGCGGAAGCGGAGCTGGCACTTCGCAGCAAGCTTGGCTTGGTGCGTCCCTTCGTGATGTACACCGGCGGGATCGATTACCGGAAGAACATCGAGGGGCTCATTCGTGCCTTCGCGGCCCTCCCGCCCGATGTCCGCCGCGCGCACCAGTTGGCTGTCGTGTGCTCCGTGACGGACGACAGCCGGCAGACGCTGCATGCAATCGCACGCTCGGCAGGGCTGGAGGAATCCGAACTCGTCCTGACAGGCTTCGTGTCCGACGACGAACTCGTTGCGCTCTACAACCTCAGCAAGGCGTTCGTGTTTCCCTCCATCCATGAGGGATTCGGCCTGCCGGTGCTTGAGGCGATGCATTGCGGCACGCCCGTGATCGCGGCGGATGCATCGAGCCTTCCCGAAGTAGTGGGACGGCGCGATGCGCTTTTCAATCCGCGCTCCGACCAGGCGATGACGGCCAAGATGTTCGAGGTGCTGACGAACGAAGCATTCCGCGCCGATCTCGTCGGCCATGGGTACGAACAGGCGCAGCGATTCTCCTGGCAGGAAAGCGCGCGTCGCGCCCTTGGGGCGTTCGAAGAATCCGCTCGGCGCGCTACCGCGTCGGATCAGACCGCCGTTGCCGTTCCCGCGCGGCGTCCTCGCTTGGCACTGCTTACCCCGCTGCCGCCAGAGCGGAGCGGGATCGCGAACTACAGCACGGAGCTCATCCCGGAGCTGTCGCGCTTCTACGAGATCGACGTGATCGTGGCGCAGGATGAGTTCGTCGCGCCACAGGTCAGCGCGTGCGCCGAGGTGCGCAGTGTGGAATGGTTCGTGCAACACCACGCGGACTACGAACGGATCGTCTATCAGGTCGGCAATTCGCAGTTCCATGCGCACATGTTCGATCTCATGCGGACGAACCCGGGTGTGGTCGTACTGCACGATTTCTTCCTCAGCGGCATTCGCGCGCATTTGGCGCTGAGCAGCGACAAGCCACAGCTATGGATGCAGGACCTCTTCCGCTCTCATGGGTATCCGGCGCTACTGGATAACGCTTCGTCGACTGACATAGCGCGCATGATCTTCAAGTATCCCTGCAACTTCGATGTGCTCGGTGAGAACATTGGGCTGATCGTCCATTCGCGCTACGCGCAGCGCCTGGGCAATGCATGGTATGGCGCGGGCACCAGCGATGCGTGGGCCGAGATTCCGCATCTGCGCGCTCCGCCGACGAGGATCGATCGCGAGGAGGCTCGCCGGCAGCTCGGCATCGACCCCGATGACTTCGTAGTATGCAGTTTTGGGCATGTCGCTCCGACGAAGCTGAGCGCGCGGCTGCTCGATGCGTGGTCAGCGTCGGAGCTATCGCGCCAGGCAAAGTCGCAGTTGGTGTTCGTCGGAGAGAACTACACCGGCGACTACGGCATACGCCTGCAGCACGAAATCGACGAAAAGCGCCTCGGCGGCCAGGTCAACATCACGGGATGGGCGGATACGGAAACGTACCAAGCCTACTTGGCTGCGGCGGATGTGGCGGTCCAGTTGCGAACCCTCTCCAGAGGCGAAACGTCGGGCGCGGTCTATGACTGCATGAATTACGGCCTTGCCACCGTCGTGAACGCCAACGGGGCCATGGCCGATCTGCCTCGAGAGGCCGTGCTTGTCGTGGATGACGAGTTCGCCGATGCCGAATTGGTCGCGGCTTTGGAATCTCTCTGGCGCGATGAAGCCTTCCGCAAGGAACTGGGGCGCAACGCGGCTCGGATCGTGGCAGAGAAGCACGCGCCTCGCGCATGCGCAGAGCAGTACCATCAGCGCATTGAGGCATTCTATGAAGCGCAGCGCGACGGCGAGCTGGCTCTGGTCAGGGAGATCGGCACCCACGCCGCGCAAGCAAGCGAGCGCGACCTTATCGCCATCGCGGAGTCGGCTGCCCTCACGTTTCCGGCACGCCTGCCGGCGCGCCAATGGCTTATTGATGTCACGGGTGCTCCCTCTGAGGGGCAGTCGGGTTGGGCGGAGTTCTCACAGGTCGTGCGGAACGCGCTTGCGGCCACTCGTCCGGGGTGGCGTACCGAACTCGTTCACATTCGTCAGGACGAGCATTGCTATCGCTATGCCCGCAAGCTGGCCATGTCGCTGCTCGAACTGCCGGCCGACGTACTCAATGACGACGTACTGGAACTTCAGCAAGGCGACGTTGTCACCTGCTGGGCGAGCGAAGCTGAACGCGGCGTGGTTCAGCGCGATCTGCTTGCCCGCCTGCGAGTTCGCGGTGCGCAGCTGGACGTGGCCAATGGCGTTGCCACGCTACGTAGCCCGAACCTCGTGGCCAACGAAGTATGATGCCGCGCTTGGTTTTTGGAAGATTTACTTAACTAACGGGAATGGCCATGAAGGCAATCATCACGGGGATCACCGGTCAGGACGGTGCCTATCTCGCACAACTGCTGCTGGAGAAGGGGTACACCGTCTACGGCACGTATCGGCGAACCAGCTCCGTCAACTTCTGGCGCATCGACGAGTTGGGCGTCAGCGGGCATCCCAATCTCCATCTGGTCGAGTACGACCTGACCGACCTGGGTTCCAGCATCGCGCTGGTGCAGCGCGTGCAGCCGGACGAGATCTACAACCTCGCCGCGCAGAGCTTCGTCGGGGTCAGCTTCGACCAGCCCGGTACGACCGCGCAGATCACGGGCGTCGGCGCGCTGCATTTGCTTGAGGCGATCCGTCTGGTCAATCCGAAGATCCGCTTCTATCAGGCCTCGACTTCCGAAATGTTCGGAAAGGTGCAGGCCGTACCCCAGCGCGAGGACACGCCGTTCTACCCGCGCAGCCCGTACGGCGTGGCCAAGCTCTACGCGCACTGGATCACGGTGAACTACCGCGAGAGCTACGACATCTTCGGCACCAGCGGCATTCTCTTCAATCACGAGAGTCCGCTGCGTGGTCGCGAGTTCGTTACCCGCAAGATCACCGACTCGGTGGCCAAGATCAAGCTCGGCATGCTCGACTGCCTTGAGCTGGGGAACCTCGACGCCAAGCGCGACTGGGGCTTCGCGAAGGAGTACGTCGAAGGGATGTGGCGGATGCTGCAGGTGGACGAGCCGGACACCTTCGTGCTGGCGACCAATCGCACCGAGACCGTCCGCGACTTCGTGCGCATGGCGTTCAAGGGAGCGGGAATCGATGTCGAGTTCCGTGGCCGGGACCAGGATGAAACGGCGCTCGATACGGCGACCGGCAAGGTCGTCATGCGCATCAACCCGAAGTTCCATCGACCGGCCGAAGTGGACCTGCTGATCGGCGATCCGTCCAAGGCCAAGGAGAAGCTGGGTTGGGAGCCGCGCACCTCGCTTGAGGAACTGTGCGAAATGATGGTCCGTGCCGACCTGGCTAGGAACGAGCGTGGCTTCTCCTTCTGATCGGGCTCCCATCGCGCTGCTGACGGGCGCCGAGGGCTTCACGGGGCGTTACGTCCGTGCTTCGCTCGAGCGCGCCGGTTACCGCGTCGCGGCCTGGTCGCACGGCGGCGGCGAAGGGGAAGCCGTCAACCTCCTGGATCGGGATGCGACGCTTTCGGCTGCGGCGCAGGCCCGGCCGGACGTCGTGGTCCACCTCGCGGCGATCTCATTCGTCGCACACGGCGACGCGGACGAGATCTACCGCGTCAACGTCGTGGGCACCCGCAACCTGCTGGAAGGGCTGGTCGCCAGCGAGCACAAGCCGCGTCGTGTGCTGCTCGCCAGCAGCGCGAACGTCTATGGCAACGCCGAAGGCAGCGTCGATGAGCAGGTCGCCCCTGCGCCGCAGAACGACTATGCGGTGAGCAAGCTGGCGATGGAGTTCATGGCGAACTTGTGGCGTTCGCAACTGCCGATCACGATCACCCGGCCGTTCAACTACACCGGTGTCGGCCAGTCGGACAAGTTCCTCATCCCGAAGATCGTCTCGCATTTCAAGCGCAAGGCCGATCACATCGAACTGGGGAACCTGGACGTCTCCAGGGACTTCTACGACGTGAGAGGCGTGGCCGAGATCTACACGCGCCTGACGGAAAGCGCGACGGCGGACGACGTCTTCAACGTCTGTTCCGGGCAGGAGTATTCATTGCGCGAGGTCATCGCGTTGATGGAGTCGATCAGCGGTCATCGCATGGACGTGAGGGTCAACCCCGCGTTCGTCCGCGCGAACGAGGTCAAGCGCTTGCGGGGCGACGCCGGGCGACTTGCACGCGCGATCGGGCCGCTGCCGCAGATTCCGTTGCGGGATACGCTCGAGTGGATATATCGAAACGAAGCCTGAAAGCCGGGCCGCTGCCTGCCCACAGGGCGCAATAAGGGGGATTGGAATGTCGAGCGGTTGGGGATTGACCGGCGGCCAGTGGGAACGTCACCACGTTGCCGCGGCGCGCGTTGCGAAGATGGCGCTGCTGGTGGTGCTGGCGTGCAATCTGGCGCTGATGATGGACTACGTCTTCTTCGGCTACTTCGGATACTTCCATTCTGATTCTGCGGCCAAGAATCTTCTGGCGCAGGAAATGTACGAGGCCGGTTCGTACTTCCCGCCGGACTGGACATACGTGAATGGCGACCTCATGGTCGTGTTCGGGCAGCTCTTCATCCTGCCGTTCCTTCCATTCGCGAAGAATGGTTACTTGCTGCATGCAATCGCGGGTGCAGTGACGTCGCTGCTGGTGCTCTGGGGAACCTGGCTGGCGGCCGGCATCGCGATACGGTCGGCCTGGATCCGCCTGCTCTGCGTGGCGATCGTCGCCAGCGGTCTGTCGCTACAGGTCGCCGAGAATTTTTTCGGCCAGGGGTCTTACGGCGCCGTGTTCTATCTCGCCTGTTTTCAGGTCTACCTGGCATGGCGATTCATGCAGGCCGACGGGCGCAGTAACTGGCTGTGGGGCGCTCTGCTTGCCATCGTTGTCACGCTGGCTTTCTGGAGCAATACGCAGCGCGCAGCGGCCTCGTACGCGTTGCCGCTGTTGGCGGTGATCGCGGTCGACGTCCTCTTCCGCGCGTGGAGTTCGGGCTTTCACGTGGACCAGCGGCTGCGAAAGTCCATTGTCCTTGCCGGAATCATCCTTGGCGCAGGATTGCTTGGCGCTGTCCTTCACGCGGCGGTGCTCGCGCGAGTGGACAACATCCAGGGGGCCGGCATGGCCCGTTGGCTGAACCCCGGCGAGATGATGCGCAATCTTGGGTTCACGCTGCAGGGCGTGCTGGAGATCTTTGGCGCGATGCCGACGGCGGGCGCCGATGTGGTCGGATTGGTGGGTGCATACCAGGCTGTGCGCTTCATCGCGGGGTTGGCACTCGTGCCGCTCATCGTCGTGGCACTCATCGCCGAAATCCGTAATCCACAACCGGGACGTCGCTTCCTGGCGGCTTTTGCGGCAGCGTCGCTGGTGCTGTTCTGCTTTCTGCAGGCGACGACCACGATTCCGGATATGTCGAATCCTGCGTTCTCCTCCCGGTATCTCGTGCCTTCGGTCGTGCTTTCGCTCCTGGTCGTGGTGGCCCATGCGTTCGATCCGAACGCGCGGCCCCTGTTCCGTGTGACCGGCGTGCTCGTTTCGCTCGTGCTGCTTGGGAGCGGCATTTCCCCCGACAATCCCATATCGCGCCCGCAGGTTCATCGGCCTGAGAACCTTCAGACGCCGGTAGTCGGATGGCTGAAGGAGCAGGGCTTGCGCTATGGCTACGGCTCGTACTGGAATGCCGGCGCACTGACGGTGATGGGCGATTCACGCTTCAAGGTTCGGCAGATCCAGATCGTGCGCGGCTTGCCAAGGCCCATGTTCCATCTGTCTTCCGAACGCTGGTATCGCCCTGATGCGTGGCAGGGCAAGACATTCTTCGTACTGACTGACGAGGAACTTGCCGCGCTCGACATGCCGCTGCTGACTTCCCTGATTGGCGACGTGGTCCAGAGCGAAAAGTTGGGCAAGTTCACCGTGCTCGTCTTTCCGCGCAACCCGGCAGATATTCTGCCCGGCTGGGACGACGAGCTGAGGCGGCCGCTGCGGCTCACGCCCTCGCCGATGTCGATGCACAACGTGGGCGAACTGGTCCAGCCCGCAGGTGGAGCGCCCATGCTGGTCAGCAAAGGCACGAGCGGCTATCTCCACTTCGGCCCATACGTGAAGCTCGAGGACGGCCAGTACAGTGCCACGTTCGATATTGAAGTGACGGGCACTCCGCGGCCAGGCGTCGCGCATCTGGACGTCGTGGCGAATGCGGGCGCCGATGTACGCGCTGTCGGTGCGCCTACGCGCGCCGGGCGGCAGCGCGTCACGCTCCCGTTCGATCTGCCCCGTGATGTCAGCGATCTGGAGATCCGCGTCCTCACCGACGGCTCCAGCGAACTTCGCCTGTACGGCATCCAGTTGCAGCGTCGCGGCCCGGTCGCGGGCAAGCCGCCCAAGCCTTGAGAAAAGAAAAGGCGGCCGTCACCGGCCGCCTTTTCTCGTCTGCCCCGAATGCCTGCGGCGATCAGGCGCCGAGCATGACGCCCAGCGCTTCGTCCGCCGCTTCCAGGACGCGATCGAGCTGCGGTTCCAGTCCCACCCAAAGGGGCAGCCGCACCAGACGATCGCTGGTCGTGTCGGTCACCGGCAACTCGCCATGGGCACGGCCGCACTGAAGGCCGGTCGGTGCGCTGTGCAGCGGGATGTAGTGGAACACCGTGCCCACGCCGGACTCCTTCATCCGCGCCATGAAGCGCGTGCGGTGCTCCAGGCTCGGCATCAGCAGGTAGTACATGTGCGCGTTGTGCCCGCAATGCTCCGGAACGATCGGGCGGCGCAGCAGGCCATCGGCCTCGTGGCGTTCGGCCCAGGCGTGGTAGCGATCCCAGATGGCGATGCGGCGACGGGTGATCTCGTCGCCCTCGTCCATCTGCGCGGCCAGGAACGCGGCGATGAGTTCGCTCGGCAGGTAGGAAGAACCCTTGTCGACCCAGGTGTACTTGTCGACCTGGCCGCGGAAGAACTTGCTGCGGTTGGTGCCCTTCTCGCGGATGATCTCGGCACGCTCGGCGAACGTCTCGTCGCGAACGATCAGCGCGCCGC encodes:
- a CDS encoding glycosyltransferase, whose product is MRVVIDLQGAQSVSRFRGIGRYSLSLAQAMAGQAGDHEILIALNGALADSIEPLREAFSGLLPSDAIRVWHPSGGHLSPARRVADEILRECFLTGLKPDFVHVTSLFEGMSDAAVTSIGRFSGRTPVAPTLYDLIPYIHREKYLSDPASATWYLSKIDQLKRANLLLAISESARQEAVEYLEFPSDAVVNISSAADDRFRRIEVSAEAELALRSKLGLVRPFVMYTGGIDYRKNIEGLIRAFAALPPDVRRAHQLAVVCSVTDDSRQTLHAIARSAGLEESELVLTGFVSDDELVALYNLSKAFVFPSIHEGFGLPVLEAMHCGTPVIAADASSLPEVVGRRDALFNPRSDQAMTAKMFEVLTNEAFRADLVGHGYEQAQRFSWQESARRALGAFEESARRATASDQTAVAVPARRPRLALLTPLPPERSGIANYSTELIPELSRFYEIDVIVAQDEFVAPQVSACAEVRSVEWFVQHHADYERIVYQVGNSQFHAHMFDLMRTNPGVVVLHDFFLSGIRAHLALSSDKPQLWMQDLFRSHGYPALLDNASSTDIARMIFKYPCNFDVLGENIGLIVHSRYAQRLGNAWYGAGTSDAWAEIPHLRAPPTRIDREEARRQLGIDPDDFVVCSFGHVAPTKLSARLLDAWSASELSRQAKSQLVFVGENYTGDYGIRLQHEIDEKRLGGQVNITGWADTETYQAYLAAADVAVQLRTLSRGETSGAVYDCMNYGLATVVNANGAMADLPREAVLVVDDEFADAELVAALESLWRDEAFRKELGRNAARIVAEKHAPRACAEQYHQRIEAFYEAQRDGELALVREIGTHAAQASERDLIAIAESAALTFPARLPARQWLIDVTGAPSEGQSGWAEFSQVVRNALAATRPGWRTELVHIRQDEHCYRYARKLAMSLLELPADVLNDDVLELQQGDVVTCWASEAERGVVQRDLLARLRVRGAQLDVANGVATLRSPNLVANEV
- the gmd gene encoding GDP-mannose 4,6-dehydratase, which produces MKAIITGITGQDGAYLAQLLLEKGYTVYGTYRRTSSVNFWRIDELGVSGHPNLHLVEYDLTDLGSSIALVQRVQPDEIYNLAAQSFVGVSFDQPGTTAQITGVGALHLLEAIRLVNPKIRFYQASTSEMFGKVQAVPQREDTPFYPRSPYGVAKLYAHWITVNYRESYDIFGTSGILFNHESPLRGREFVTRKITDSVAKIKLGMLDCLELGNLDAKRDWGFAKEYVEGMWRMLQVDEPDTFVLATNRTETVRDFVRMAFKGAGIDVEFRGRDQDETALDTATGKVVMRINPKFHRPAEVDLLIGDPSKAKEKLGWEPRTSLEELCEMMVRADLARNERGFSF
- a CDS encoding NAD-dependent epimerase/dehydratase family protein codes for the protein MASPSDRAPIALLTGAEGFTGRYVRASLERAGYRVAAWSHGGGEGEAVNLLDRDATLSAAAQARPDVVVHLAAISFVAHGDADEIYRVNVVGTRNLLEGLVASEHKPRRVLLASSANVYGNAEGSVDEQVAPAPQNDYAVSKLAMEFMANLWRSQLPITITRPFNYTGVGQSDKFLIPKIVSHFKRKADHIELGNLDVSRDFYDVRGVAEIYTRLTESATADDVFNVCSGQEYSLREVIALMESISGHRMDVRVNPAFVRANEVKRLRGDAGRLARAIGPLPQIPLRDTLEWIYRNEA
- the rffA gene encoding dTDP-4-amino-4,6-dideoxygalactose transaminase, giving the protein MIPFNKPYMTGRELSNIAQAHTNGHLSGDGIFTKRCNQWLEQHTGARRALLTHSCTAALEMAALLLDLEPGDEVIMPSFTFVSTANAFVLRGAIPVFVDIRPDTLNLDERLIEAAITPRTKAICVVHYAGVACEMDAIMDIARRHGLHVVEDAAQGIYSTYKGRPLGAIGELGAMSFHETKNIISGEGGALIVRDETFAERAEIIREKGTNRSKFFRGQVDKYTWVDKGSSYLPSELIAAFLAAQMDEGDEITRRRIAIWDRYHAWAERHEADGLLRRPIVPEHCGHNAHMYYLLMPSLEHRTRFMARMKESGVGTVFHYIPLHSAPTGLQCGRAHGELPVTDTTSDRLVRLPLWVGLEPQLDRVLEAADEALGVMLGA